DNA sequence from the Suricata suricatta isolate VVHF042 chromosome 5, meerkat_22Aug2017_6uvM2_HiC, whole genome shotgun sequence genome:
TttgtggggttgtttttttttgtttttgtttttgtttttgttttttttttgcttttttgttttgtttccagcaTTGTTAAtagcagggaaaaaaatctgtaagtaGCTTAATTGTCCATCCATAGGGGGCTGGCTAAATAGGACACATAGCCATGATCTTTACTCCTCCTTTTTTCATAACACACTATAAAATACTTTGTTTGGATAGGGCCTACTGAAGTTTTTACAGGCCATTGCTCTTATATAAAACAGCCCTAGACAGGTGCCTTGAGATTTCTTAGGTATACTTTTtacaatttctttgctggtacAGCTAACACTTCTGATAGCAGGGTACTTCCCTATATCATGTTGCAGTTTGTTCTTATTATACTGGAAGATTTGGAAACTAAGCTTTTTAAAGTTGTAAGAAAAAATGGCCTGAGGAAGGAAACACCTAAAGGGTTTCTCCTCTTAATAAAATGTGAGTTGACTCAAAAACTCTTTGACATTAATCTTAGCTGCAAAGAaacctttgtcctttttttcacTATAGTTTAGATGGTGTGGTtgctgagtatctttttttttgagagcagaaGTATTATTCTCTTAATGTTTAATCACATTCATATTCTTTTTAGTAAGATTTAAGTAAAGAAGTGTGTTTATGTTCTTTCGTCAAACCTAAAGAGATTCAAACATTTGGTTGATACTTCATAAATATACGAGTACCACTGTACCATTTAACATGACCTGTTCTAAATGCACAGAGTAACACACATGTACGTATGTTAATATGTATGTCTAAATTAGATATACTAAGATATACATGTAAATTAAAAgtacatatgtattatacatatataaaaaccaTACATAaagctggattttaaaaaactaaatatgtagCTGGTAATTCCAATATTTGAAATGCTTTATGAAATCTATTTCTGTCAAAAGCAAACAAGACTATTCACTCACTTTAACACGTTTTGTACCAACATCCCAGCAACCACTCCCATGGTGGTAGGAAGACTGGCTGCACAAACACCTTCTCGTTTCAGAGTCTTTTCATCAATATTTGCAGCAACTACAAGTGGGGGAGCAcactacatgaaaaagaatgaaagaaaatattatttcaaaatgaaagggaaaaagaaaacatgttcaaAATAGTATTCCATCACATTCAAAGTTTTTCCTTTGaattataatacattttcaatacaaaatacatattcaatACTTATTAATAAGCCACAATGAATCATACATACCGCAAAACAAGCAGATTCTCCAGGAATGATGAGCTGTATATGCCCTGAAACTGCATTTTCACTGACCCCAGACTCCATCCATGTTTGCCCAAGTTCATTACAAGCCTTAGCAGAAACATGGaaacataagaacaaaaaaaagaagtaacttaTCAAAAGTTATTTCATGAAGAACTGGGGCTTAAATAAATGgatttccaaagggattttttaatttttcaaaataaactggggacacctggattcctcagtgggttgagtgtccaactcttgatttctcagctcaggtcatgatcccagggttgtgggattgagctccatctcaggcttcatgctgagcatggagccttaagattctccctctccatctcctgcCCTACCCCACCCATCCCAACCCCActctaaagtttttaaatatgttttttaaaaagtaaactggggtgcctgggtggctcggttggttgagtgtccaacttcggctcaggtcatgatctcacagttttgtgggttcgagccctacatcaggctctgtcctgacagctcagagcctggagcctgcttctgattctgtgtgtccccccctctctgcccctcccctgctcatgctctgtctctctctgtctctcaaagataagtgtttaaaaaaaatttaaagaataaaaataaaaaagtaaactgacAGCGTTCAAGAAGccactaaatatttaaattgagCGATTTAAGTTTGTTGGATTTCTTATTAATGTAAAAATTCACTTTTCTAAAATAATCTCAGCAATAAAAAACTGCAAAATATCTTCTGAAAAGTTGAAAACATAGCAATTCAAAAGAAttggtttatttctgagaaaccaGGTTTGTAAGCaatttatacacatttatatctttacttaaaaaaataaagtaacaaagaTTAAAACATTGCTAacagaataaaacataattataagatagtcatttattttaaaaattgtacatcAGAAGTATCCACTATTTATAGTTTCCTCTACTGGCATAAGAAAGAACAGGATACTGAAACATAAGCCACACCAGCAAAACTAGACAGGTCCCACAGCTAttagaataaaactttttttgtttatttattttgagagaaagagagaggatgagcaagagaggtgcagagagagggaaagaaaggatctTAAGTAGACTTCatactgtcagcactgagtctgacgtagggcttgaagtcacaaactgtgagatcatgacctgagctgaaatcaagagtggacgctcaaccaactgagccacctaggcaccctagaataaattttaaaagtaggctaaaagaatgttcaaaattaataaaacacattataaaaGGATTTAAATACACAACTATACAAGAAAACAGATCAGAGTATAACATCTTATACAATAGGAATACTCACTGTATTTATTGTCATTCGAGCTTCAAAGTTGTCCACACAGCTAAGAACTAGGTCAACGGGTTTTCCCTCTTCTAATCCACCATTActaggtaaagaaaataaattttatttggggggagaatCAGTACACAAAATACACtctaattatgactttgtttagTCACACACTTATGCTTTCAATAAATGTCTGAGTACAGACAtagtatttaatattaaaaatgcagtATGTATTAAGTAACTGATATGTATAACATCAATAACACTACAGTGCTTCTTATAGAAGACCCCAAGAAAATCTGTTCACAAAAGTTACCACTTCCCTATCAGCTTTCACagactttcattcatttttcactcCAAATGTACTAAAAACTAAATACAATTGTGACAGTCTGCAGAAAACCACCTTCACATAGAAATACAATCTAGAACACAGAACTTACAATTGAGGATCCCTTGTTATATCATAACAACACAGTTTTtggcttttgattttttattgttactattgttttttggacaatatttactttttactgAGTTACTAACCCACAGAAATTAACTactgttaaaacaaaaatatgttatCAAATCTACCAACCTACTGAATTAAACATCAGTagattctttaattaaaaaaaattttttttaatgttcatttatttttgagagagagacagagacagagcacgagcaggagaagggcagagagacagggagacacagaatctgaagcaggttccaggctctgaggtgtcagcacagagtttgaagtggggctcgaactcaggaaccatgagatcatgacctgagctgaagttggacacttaactcactgagccacccaggtgccccaacatcagTAGGTTTTCTAATAATACCAGTTTAACTGAGCTGGACACTGTGCAAAATATTCATAGTAAAATTTTACCTTATTCTGTCCATGAAATGTTGGAAGTTTTCTACTGTGGTTATATTGTAGTTGTGTACTTCAAAAAGAACATCTGGATTAATGTTCCTACGAGGGAAAAAGGGAACGATTATAAAAACTACTAATAGGAATattaagagaaaacaggaaaaagaactgaaaaagcTAAAGATCATTTAACAGAGGTAAGAAAAATGGAATTCCAACTATTCAAAGTAAATCCAAAGTCCTCTTCTACCTCTTTTGTTCCACTTGAAGGACTCTGCTGATTGTAGGTTAACAGAAATGTTCCCACCATCTGTGTGCTGGGAATTAACTCTTTATCAACTAGGTGAGCTATATCCCAGCCTGACAAAAGAACTTCTTCGTTCCTTATTTAATTCAGTGCAAGAAACTTCTAGAATAAGGGTTGGCAAAGTATGGCACTGGGTCCAAATCTGacccaccacctgtttttgtttttaagaagtctGCAAGCTAAgaactgtttttacattttttaaatggtagcaGGAGGAAAAAACCACATGGAATATAAACTTGAGAGTTCATAAACAAAGTTTTATCGGAGCACAGCCATGTTCCTTCATTTTAGTGTTGCCTACATCTGCTATCACACTACAACTACCTGGTTTGAGGGCAGTTTCACAGTTGTccctcaaagcctaaaatatttactatctagcaCTATACTGACAAAGGCTCCCAACACAGTTCCAAGAGGTCAGAGAATTCATATAAGTGAAACCTgcatttttatagagaaaaattcATGCATTAGGTTAACTTATACAAAATACACAAACTAAGATGTCactaaatatagtttttaatcaCTATTGCATTTACCTCaaagtatattctgctgcttGAACTTTACTTAATCCTGCTTGGTGAGGTTGGAAGAAAAGTCTATTCATATTGGCCAGTTCCACCTTGTCATAGTCAAACAGTAgcaactaaaatgaaaacagtggtATTCTGATGAAAAACATACccaaaaaaccaaactaaaaataacaaagaataaacTAGTGGACTTTAAATTTGATGGGTTTAACAAATTAACTGTAATAATACTAGCTAACTCTAAAATACCCAGTgccatatattaactcatttaatgctcacaTGAGGTTAAGTATACGGGtactttttcccctttataaGGCCAACTACAAGGACTTTTCCTCCTTTATAAAGACAACTACAGCACATGCTCAAAAGCCTCACTCagctaataaatgcagaaatgcaGTTCAAATCCAGGCATTCTCAATCCAGCATCTGCACCCTAACCATAACACTTACTGCCTCTCCATATGATCCCCTGAGAAATTAATGTTTACTCCATTTCATTCCAATTGTTTACTAAAGGTCAAGAACACAtcagataaatgaaattttaaaataagataaaaacaaaaatgtatcttaaaactATAGTATAACGTGACTGATTTGGTGACCATGACATTGTTCGTTCCCATAGCTAAAACATTCCAAATAGAATTACTAACCAGGAAGTTGTTGCCTGCTGTATATTTGGGCATGACAGcatttctctcacacacacatccctATTTAAAGATCCCATTTCCTATCAGAACAGGTTGCACCCAAAGATTTCCAAGGTCCTTTTCTTAATCTAAAGTTGTGACTTCTTAATACAATTCTCAGCATCCtaataaatttaataacaaaaacaaaaaggggggaaaggcCAGGGCAGGGCGAGCACAGATGCAAGGACTACAGCAGTGGCTAAGGGGGACTGTGGCTTGCGGTGCAGCTGTCCTCTGTATGCATGGCTAAAATTACCAAAAAGGTACCAAAATTAACCCATCCCACAGAACACCTAGGTAACCCTTAGTACCTTGCTAGCAAATATATCACCTCTGTCCCCTGTGGTGATTTTCTGACTCAAGAATCTCCAAAGTACGTTTTATTTAGctcattcaacaatatttatttggCCAGGCCAACTATTAAGTTTGACTCTTCAGCCTCATAGCTGGTGTATGAAGTATAGGCAGGATATCCCAAATTTGGGGATAGGAGGTGTGATTGTAGCTCTGTCACTAATAAGCTCTCATCATGGGTAAGTCACTCACTTTTTAGGCCTGTATCCTCAATAAAGCAGCTAATCTAGCTCTGATGATCCAAGGCACTACAAAGTATTCTAGAAACTCTCAGGGATGAGAAGTGGGCTCTAAGTCTCCAATCCTACACTTTCCTACTTAACACCATGTATTAGCttcttgtttatctgttttacatactgaaaaaaaattctgaaacttACCAACGTACAACCTTGAGTGTACATCCAAACTTGAGTGCACATCCAAACTTGAGTGCACATTGGcatcatttagaaaatactgaTGTCTGGGTCccatccccagagattctgattctatTTCAGTTTGGACATAAAAATTTTGAACTTCCTAGGTGATTCTAATTACAGCAATATTTGATAATTATTGTTCTAGATCCTTGCTACTCAAAACAGGGTCTGTGAGAGCAGCATCAGCACCACCTGGAGCTCGTCAGAACTACAGGGGCAAAGTCCCAAGTTTAATATGCATAGGAATCATCTGGAgatttgttaaaacacagattctgattcaTCACCTCTGGAACAGTCTGGAAGGTTCagttctaacaagctcccaggtgatgctgatgctactAATTTGGACATCAGATTGAGTAGCAAGGATCTAgcggttctttttcttttttttaagtttatttactttgttttttttttaaataatagtttatagtcaaattggtttccatataacacccagtggttctccccacaagtgccccccaccatgaccatcacccccttccttcctccctctcccctttcagtctatggttcgttttcagtattcattagtctcccttgatctgtgttcctcactcttccccgctctctttcacCCTTCCTCGCCCCAtgatcccctgccaggtctctgctgttagacctatgagtgcaaacatacggtatctgtccttctctgcctgacttatttcgcttagcatgacaccctcaaggtccatccactttcctacaaatggccatatgtcattcttcctcattgccatatagtactccaNNNNNNNNNNNNNNNNNNNNNNNNNNNNNNNNNNNNNNNNNNNNNNNNNNNNNNNNNNNNNNNNNNNNNNNNNNNNNNNNNNNNNNNNNNNNNNNNNNNNGTTCTTCTTATGTCAGCTAAAATTGTTGGCTGGCTTTTGTAAACCTCTTGGAAgactttaaaatgtcaataaacatttttagtatttttgtgttgCCTTTTCTATATTGATAAATGAATACCAACTTTGAAACCACTTTCTCTTAAGAATTTGggacatgaggggcacctggatggctcagtaagttaagcacccaactcttgatttcggctcaagttcATGGTCTCATGAACCTAGCCCCACCTCAGCTCTGCTCTGCacctgacaactcagagcctgcttgtgactttctctccctccctctctctgcccctcctcctgctaacttgcatgctccctctctttctctctcaaataaatttaaatacatacataaattttaaCAATTTGGGGCAtgggaagatgtggtatatatacacaatggagtacaacatggcaatgagaaagaatgaaatatggccatttgtaggaaagtagatggaccctgagggtgtcatgctaagcgaaataagtcaggcagagaaggacagataccatatgtttgcactcataggtctaacaggaaactttcagaatgatccagcttcaagaaaagcaagcagttagtagtgcttaagaaaaattcatttgGTATCTAacggatagttgatacctgtcacaacacagcattttatatactgttaagtgaaactgcaatacaatctaagtttattttgggagtgtttgctgtataattggatttaatgaaatgtttagaggtacagtaggcatgactttgagtagataatgaaagaaagtgcaaaatgcttattgatttatgatgtggtttcatcttagcttgggcaaaccatgcagtatttaatacatagtagcagaatatttactattaaagcttgaaaagatgtggaaaaaaaatagtaatttgggGCATGGGATGGGACCAACATATTAAAAAGCACTGCTAAACTTGGTGGGGAAAATGCCTGTTTATCAAAATGACAAAGGAGTGAAAACTAATTGTGGAGAGTTTTGGTATTCAACCACGAGGAATCTAACATCATGGACTTTGGCTTTCCTACCCACAACCTTAatcaattttagaaaacaaggggaaaaaaagtttaggTTAAAACCAAtgtacaggtttaaaaaaattctagagggatacctggctggctcaggtatGGGATGAAGAATGGGATAAAGAAACTATAGGGtgttcagtcagtaaagtgtggaactcctgatcttggggttgtgagttcgagccccacattgggtacagacattacttaaaatcttaaattaaaacaaaacataacaaagagCCTAGAGCATTCTCCAGTTTAATTTCAAGAGTAAGAGaggtatttattttgtaactggaagttttttctcttttaatcctccTCACCTATCTTGCCCATCctcccaacccacctcccctctggcaaccaccagtttgttctctgtatttaacagacttttttgtttgttcgtttgttttattAGATTatacatacaagtgaaatcatatagtatttgtctttctctgaattatttcacttagcataataccctctaggtccatcgatgttgtcatgaatggcaagattttattcttttattaggCTTATATTCCATTTTACACTCACACACCCTATagcttctttatccagtcatctatccagggacacctgggctgcttccattaTCTTCACTGTTGTAAACACAtgggtacatgtatcttttccaagttatttttctttgggtaaaaataaGACATGAAAAGTACAGtgtaggaaatatagtcaataatattgtattaaggTTATATGGTGACAGCTGGTGACTATACTTACGATAAGCAATGAGtattgtatagaattgttgaatcattatgttgtacacctgaaactaatacaacgcTGTCAActaacatgtttaaaaatatttctgaataagtTAATAAAAGGCCActattctttgggaaaaaaagagagaaaggtacaTGCTTTCTAGTTCATCTTATATaaagcatgtttaaaaaatatttgttaggggagcctgggtggctcagtcggttgaatatccaactttgcctcaggtcatgatcttgtagttggtgggttcaagccctgcattgggtcctgtgctgacagctcagaatctagaatctgcttcagattctgtgtctccctctctctctgcctattgtccactcacacactgtctctcaaaaataaataaaataaacatttaaaaaacacagtatttGTTAggagcccctgggaggctcagtcatttgagtgtgcaactcctgatttcagctcaggtcatgatctcatggttaatacGATCAAGTGCCATATTACGCTCTATGCTGAAAGCGTggggcctggttgggattctctctgtttctgtctctgtctctctcttctgcccttcccctgctcagatgctcactctttctctctctcaaaatacataaacttaaaaaaaattatttgttaagaTGTTTCTGTTTCACATATTATCAATTTAACCATCTTCTTGTCAAAGCTCTATATCTAAAACTCTTAAGTCCAAATTGTAATATATTACCTCAAACAAAAAAGTACCGAAGACAATTTAGATATTCCTTGTTTTATTAGCATTGCTATCACCTTCCATTTGGGTGGggttatgcctttttttttaagtttatgatttatttttttttttttttgagagaagagagcatgcttgtgagcagggaaggggtgggaggggctgggggggagcgAGAGTAACAACGACAGCgagagcatcccaggcaggctccacaccattagaGAGGAGCCCCGATGTGGAACTtaaacccatcaactgtgagatcatgacctgagctgaaatcaagagtcagacatttaaccgactgagccacccaggcgccctagtgtGGTTAAGTCTTAACTCCTTTGGGTAGAAGGAACAATCTGAATAAATACACCACAAATCAATAAACTATTAGTAATGAGGGGAAAATTCCTAATTTGTACCTGATCCACTCCATAAGTGAGTAGGTTCCCTACATGACAAGCAAAGAGAAATGTTTTTACCTTACCAATGCCACATCTTGTCAGCATTTCAGCAGTCACACTACCAACTCCACCAACACCTACTATTGCTATAGCAAAGGTACGGATTTTCTGTGAAATGCAAAATTACATATTTGTTGGTTAACTTTTTGTCAAAAGtgtcagaaattattttaatttactgaaaTCATCTTTGAAAGCTTGGAAAGGTTTATCCTACCTCATAGTCGCTTACAATTCCCATTCGTTTCAATGCCATCAGGcggcttaaaacaaaaaaatgttttaaattaccaTCTTTTAATGTGTGGTATAGGTAAATATACATCGtcacagaaaaacacaaactcaaTCATTACTAATGCTATACAAGAAATCTTTCAGCTGGCCTTTCCCAGGTGAGACTAGATCATCTGGGAAGCTTTAAAAACACCTGTACCTGAATACCTTTCCAAGTGTGGCCTAtgcaacaagatttttttttaatgcacctCAGATGTTCTAATTGACAGTGGAAGTCAAAGAAAACACTTGACTTAAATGTTAAGTGTCTAGATGAAGCAGGTCAAAGTAAAATTTCAACATTTTCCCATGCTTTCTTAGCATATGTATTTAACACTCACATTTAATGTTTAACATGAGTTGTCTCTGCCCAAAATGGTTGATGTCTACTTTTAGTAAGCACCTAGTGTATGCCAAGGACTCTAAAAGTTACTTCACGTAGTCTGCTCTATTaccttatgttttttaatatatagttaaaCCCATATACATAAAATTCACATTCGTTTACACTTTAAAGAGTCAAACAGTTCTACCAGGCCTGCTAAAATTATACAAGCTTctggcccccccctccccttttccactccttcctccttttcaacTCTTACTAACACATCTCTAAATAGCATGCTAACGTTGTTACTTCTGgattttttcagttttaggtATGTGAATATTTCACTAGTTCCATCGGTCCCTactaaacacaaatattttccatGGGTGCACAGCTAGTAAGAGCTGGGATCTGAATCCAATCAATCTGGTTCTAGAGACCTTCCTCTTAACCCCTGCACTGTAACGAGCCGGCTGAAAGCTTTAAAACTGAAGCTAATTGTGCTTTCCCACCACGCCCCCAACTTGGAAAGTTTGAAAAGCCTTTAGGAAACTCGAAGTTTATTCTCAGCGGGTTTTGCATGTAACATCTTCTGAAAGTTACTACTATCGGTTTTATGCAATACGAGGCAGAGGCGTTAGGAAACGGGCCGCTGTCCTCAGCGGGCCCGGAAACAGCACCATATGGCTGATTcgcttgggttttgttttttaagaggaaGAATACCTGCCGCGCAGTACTGCGACCCCGGGTATTTGGGAGCAGGATCCaagaagagggaggtgggaggcagtGTGAGCTGCACAGGAGGGGAGCTCCTCAGGCCTGACCACCGGGAGACCTCTACCTCCCCCCTAGCCAGCCTCCCACCCGCAACGCAAATCACCTGTAGGGGTTCGAGTCCACCACCTCCGGGCTCATTTTCTCGATGCGGACCCGGCCGCCGCCTCCGTCGCCGCCCCCCAAAGCCCGCCGACTCCTCTCCTGTGCCAGTTCCCGCTCCAGCTCCTCAACCCGCTGCTGCAGCCGCTCCACAGACCCGGCCATGGCTGGGACGCCGGCCGCCAACGCTCCCAGCCCCGGCCTTCGCCGTCGCCGCCGCCCCACGCTGCTAGGCCTGCTGGGCCCCGAGGGGTACGTGAGGAGGACCCTGGCTGCCGCCTTCCTCGCCCAGAACTCTGGGGGGAAGTGCTCCCACCGCCTCACCGACGACACGTCGCCGCCGCTGCTCCGGTCCGCTGGCAGTCTCGCTTCCGGTGCGTTGCTGTCACCGCTCCGCCTCAGGAAAAAAACCCGctcctctttgcttctttcttcgcCCGGTCCTAACAGACCCGGCCGCAGCAGGGCGGGGGTTCTCAGCGACCAGAACCGGTGGCCTCCGATGGTGCCTTTCCAGCCGGGCAGTTAGGAGAAACACGCAGGATCCTTTATTCCTGGGCACAAGTTCTCGACGGACCTATTTTTGAAACGGACTCAGTACGTCTTTTGCGCCTGCCGGTGCGTGAAATTTGGAGGTACGAGAGGCCTCTCGTTTTAGGAGCGACTAACATGGGTTTGCCTTTTTTAGCACTGTGGCCTCCGACTGTGAGGCTGACTAAAAATGTAGATGCGGGCACACCGAGGTTCTCTAGCACACCCCGCTAGGGCCCCAACGACCAGGTTCAGGGTCCAGTGTTTCCTGGTGAAGGCGccccaggggtgtgtgtgtgattggCAGGAGCGGCGGGGCCATCTCCGCCCCTTCGCGTCGGGGCCCCGCCCCCAAGCTGTGGAGTGGCACTCGGGCCGGATGTCTCAGAGCGCGGAGAGCTTGTGGATTCTGCGTCTCCGCGGCTGGCCGAGGCAGTCATGGAGGCCGGTGCCTCCGCCGAGCCCGAGACAGTCGAAGTGCTGCCCCAGCACAAGTTCGACACCGGGTCCCTAGAGGCCTATCTAAACCAGCACTTGCCCGGCTTTGGGGCCGAGTCCGAGGCCCAACTGACCGTTGCCCAATACAGGTATCGACGCTGGGCTTCTCCTCCAGCTGAAACAAATCTGTAccttgtgcttttctttcttcggCCCAGGGTGGGTTCGCAGTTTCCCACATCCCTGCTTCTTTTCCGGCACTGACTCACTCCGCAGGTGGGAGCTGCAGCCAGCGTCCCCTGCGTTTCATCCTGGGTATTTCCTTTTCGAGGACAATAATGGAAGCACCACAGCATTCACGATTCCAAATATGAGAAGGTTGCAATTCTGTACCGGAATATACACTGAGGCAATTAAGGTTGGGAGCTTTGTGGAATACAAAGAACTCTTCTCTCAACTTCTGTTATGTGACcgttagatcttttttttaatcagagaagCAGGTGCAATTCCTTTGTAGTTGGCAATACTCTAGGAGGTTGAGTTAACAGCACCAGCTGGTGGTTCTGAATTCTAATCCTAGATCTTCCACTTAGCAAAGCACAGCAACACTTTGGGCTTTAGTTCTTTTTTGAAGTGAGGGAATGGAACTGGATGACGCTCCTGAGAATACTGTTCACCGTGAATCTGGCTCTGGTCTGGTTTAGCagggaggctgcttcggattttatctctcctctctctctctgaacctcctatccctcctctccccccgcccccagacttgcggggtgctctctctcccaaataataATGGGAGAATCCAAGCAAATAATCTGGAGAGGGGTTTAATAAGTATATTAAAGATGCATTCAAGAGAGTGGTTATGTAACTGATGTTATGTAACTGGCTATGTAAATGatatgtaaacattaaatttaaacgAGTTAAGGAAGGATGCTAAAAGAGAGTATGATCAATGAATgattggggcaccagggtggctcagtcggttaagtgtctggctttggctcaggtcatgatctcattgttcatgggtttgagccttgcgtccggctctgtgctgatagctagctcagagcctg
Encoded proteins:
- the UBA5 gene encoding ubiquitin-like modifier-activating enzyme 5 isoform X2, with translation MNRLFFQPHQAGLSKVQAAEYTLRNINPDVLFEVHNYNITTVENFQHFMDRISNGGLEEGKPVDLVLSCVDNFEARMTINTACNELGQTWMESGVSENAVSGHIQLIIPGESACFACAPPLVVAANIDEKTLKREGVCAASLPTTMGVVAGMLVQNVLKFLLNFGTVSFYLGYNAMQDFFPTMSMKPNPQCDDRNCRKQQEEYKKKVAALPKQEVIQEEEEIIHEDNEWGIELVSEVSEEELKNCSGPVPDLPEGITVAYTIPEKKEDSVAEVTVEDSGESLEDLMAKMKNM
- the UBA5 gene encoding ubiquitin-like modifier-activating enzyme 5 isoform X1: MAGSVERLQQRVEELERELAQERSRRALGGGDGGGGRVRIEKMSPEVVDSNPYSRLMALKRMGIVSDYEKIRTFAIAIVGVGGVGSVTAEMLTRCGIGKLLLFDYDKVELANMNRLFFQPHQAGLSKVQAAEYTLRNINPDVLFEVHNYNITTVENFQHFMDRISNGGLEEGKPVDLVLSCVDNFEARMTINTACNELGQTWMESGVSENAVSGHIQLIIPGESACFACAPPLVVAANIDEKTLKREGVCAASLPTTMGVVAGMLVQNVLKFLLNFGTVSFYLGYNAMQDFFPTMSMKPNPQCDDRNCRKQQEEYKKKVAALPKQEVIQEEEEIIHEDNEWGIELVSEVSEEELKNCSGPVPDLPEGITVAYTIPEKKEDSVAEVTVEDSGESLEDLMAKMKNM